The Peribacillus sp. FSL E2-0218 genome contains a region encoding:
- a CDS encoding YpbF family protein — MESTIILLDEKTDQATKQMLQNVVDRKKKFEALKRKHLKTLWATMIAVAFLFIYLYLYIVVPYSYSFFTMFSVFVDHFSHFLFLAAAIGLYGYMVLVKKKLDKAEKEFQLLRCEIINKSKQLWEKEDEWKSRHKVFEMMKKNFDINLYHENK; from the coding sequence ATGGAATCGACTATCATTTTATTGGATGAAAAGACGGATCAAGCAACAAAGCAAATGTTGCAAAATGTCGTGGACCGAAAAAAAAAGTTCGAGGCGCTTAAAAGGAAGCACCTAAAAACTTTATGGGCTACCATGATTGCTGTCGCTTTTCTTTTTATTTATCTTTATCTTTATATTGTTGTCCCTTATTCTTATTCTTTTTTCACGATGTTCAGTGTTTTCGTCGACCATTTCAGTCATTTCCTATTCTTGGCTGCAGCGATTGGGCTATATGGATATATGGTATTGGTTAAGAAGAAGCTGGATAAGGCGGAAAAGGAATTTCAGCTCCTTCGCTGTGAAATCATAAATAAAAGCAAGCAGCTATGGGAAAAAGAGGATGAATGGAAGAGCCGCCATAAGGTTTTTGAAATGATGAAGAAAAATTTTGATATAAATTTATACCATGAAAATAAATAA
- a CDS encoding LysM peptidoglycan-binding domain-containing protein: MNRVQKSDKENDQAGELRSRVERHKAKSMPKRSKTHQNKKKKSKVKFKFPIIKALALFFILLPIGFYSLYSYLQKLPVQDPKTDQIVFENGEDAKETIPTTATAKDLKGNDEKEPSKAEAKKEKEEAKAKAEAEARKQQAKEEEQAKKKAEENAKAEQEAKEKAKAEQEAKDKAKAEQEAKEKARAQQLADEKAKREAAEKKKAAQNAQAEKPDKDEYKVVLHTVQPQETLFRISMNYYKSQEGIALIQEWNGLNGNEISKGQVLKIPIKK; the protein is encoded by the coding sequence ATGAATCGAGTGCAAAAGAGTGACAAGGAAAACGATCAGGCGGGTGAACTTCGTTCGCGGGTTGAACGCCACAAAGCTAAGTCAATGCCTAAGCGCAGTAAAACTCACCAAAATAAAAAGAAAAAAAGTAAGGTGAAGTTCAAGTTTCCGATCATCAAGGCATTGGCGTTGTTTTTCATTTTACTTCCGATTGGGTTTTACAGCCTTTATTCATATCTTCAGAAATTACCGGTCCAAGATCCGAAAACTGACCAAATCGTTTTTGAAAATGGTGAGGATGCAAAGGAAACGATTCCGACTACAGCCACTGCAAAGGATTTAAAGGGCAATGATGAAAAAGAACCGTCGAAGGCCGAAGCGAAGAAAGAGAAAGAAGAAGCGAAGGCAAAAGCGGAGGCAGAAGCGCGAAAGCAACAGGCTAAGGAAGAGGAACAAGCTAAGAAAAAAGCTGAAGAGAATGCCAAAGCCGAGCAGGAAGCGAAAGAGAAAGCGAAAGCCGAGCAGGAGGCGAAAGATAAGGCCAAAGCCGAGCAGGAAGCGAAAGAAAAGGCAAGGGCTCAGCAATTGGCTGACGAAAAAGCCAAGCGGGAGGCCGCAGAAAAGAAAAAGGCAGCCCAAAACGCTCAAGCCGAAAAACCAGATAAGGATGAATATAAGGTTGTCCTACATACTGTTCAACCACAGGAAACCCTGTTCCGGATTTCAATGAATTATTACAAATCCCAGGAAGGCATTGCCCTTATCCAGGAGTGGAATGGACTGAATGGCAATGAAATATCCAAAGGGCAGGTTTTGAAAATTCCGATCAAAAAATAA
- a CDS encoding type II CAAX endopeptidase family protein, protein MKNKQAELIKQLTDKQLLQNLFLTQIILLTLAFFLGIILFEDRSAFFDLFNLNDLNILLIGVPAGALVVVLDIILMKVTPPSYQDDGGINERIFSHLPYSMIFVVASVVAVSEELLFRGVLQTHFGLLWTSIIFAAVHYRYLFNWFLFLNVLVLSFFIGFLYEWTDNIIVTIMAHFLIDFILGVLIRNKKQKELGKKGGDLNESSAKE, encoded by the coding sequence ATGAAAAATAAGCAGGCTGAATTAATTAAACAACTGACAGATAAGCAGTTGCTCCAAAATTTGTTTCTTACACAAATTATTCTCTTAACGTTAGCATTTTTTTTAGGTATTATTTTATTTGAAGACCGTTCCGCATTTTTCGACTTATTTAATTTAAATGACCTTAACATTTTGCTGATCGGTGTTCCCGCTGGAGCCCTCGTCGTGGTATTGGATATTATATTGATGAAAGTGACACCCCCTTCCTATCAGGATGATGGGGGGATCAACGAACGCATTTTCAGCCATTTGCCATATTCGATGATATTTGTCGTTGCATCAGTGGTTGCGGTAAGTGAAGAGTTATTATTTCGCGGAGTGCTGCAAACCCATTTTGGTTTGCTATGGACGAGCATCATTTTCGCAGCCGTCCATTATCGTTACTTGTTTAATTGGTTCTTATTTTTAAATGTATTGGTTTTGAGCTTTTTTATCGGTTTTTTATATGAATGGACCGATAATATCATCGTGACGATCATGGCCCATTTTTTGATTGACTTTATTCTGGGTGTTTTAATTAGGAACAAAAAGCAAAAAGAGTTAGGCAAGAAGGGGGGTGACTTGAATGAATCGAGTGCAAAAGAGTGA